The Episyrphus balteatus chromosome 3, idEpiBalt1.1, whole genome shotgun sequence genome segment gaataaaagttttttttatactgacatttattcttctgatagcctaactgacgattgaaaaatcagtgcTAAATGTACTTGATATCAATACAAAATGGcaaataaaatgatattttattatgtattttcgaaaaatgccaTAATACACATTAATCGGTGTTtagtaaaaatactttttattttgcttttgcttttttggCATGTTTTTTTGTCACATCTTTTcaaatcttttttgtttatctgGTTTAAAATTgttcgtaatattttttttaagcttcttTATATCTATTTGGCCAAGTTGAGTGGCAACACTTTAGTTGCGTCACGGTATATTTGAAATGGAGGTCTTCTCATAATCTTGGAATCTCCACAGTTAAAACTGCTGGTAGAAATTCTTGACAAGACGAAACAGAACTTAAAATTATACTTTCAACTTAACCGTCCAGTATATAAGGAATGGTgcaagtgttgaaaaaaaatcaaacaaggaGCTGACTCAACTCCATTAATGTAACCTTACGAACTTATTGGCGATTCGTGTTCACGAAATTCCGTGTCTCTAAACAACTAAATTCCTTTACTTTTTGCTTTTGCTCATTTTACTTGTGCTTTTGAAATTGGCATTTTTGGGAGAATGCGTTGAGTAGTTAAACGAAACAAATAATGGGAGTTGgctttaagaaaacaaaattcagaTGAGCCGTCTGaagtattttaaaatgtaaCCAGTAACCAGTTAACTGAAATCATTAGTGAGATGGAAAGACAGTCCAGACTACAATCTTAAATCAAGATCATAGTggataaaagttaaaaatgccAAATAATATTATTTCTTACAAAccataaattaaataatgtttcaAAAAGCTTAAACTACCAAATGTGATACATTAGTTGTATATGCCGGCGAATATCTCGGAGGCGGTAAAAGATTTGAAATCGATTGCTTCCATCCAAAAGCATTTTTACTAGAATCTTCATATAAGCGTCGATTTCGAACAAGCTCTGAGTCTCCAGGCCAAGCACGTTCGGGACCTCTAGCTCCTAAACGTGGATAACGAGTTTTATCTACAGCTAAACTTATTGTCCCAGGGTTAGCATTCAGACCAACATTATATTGCCGCTGCATTGCCAAAGAAGCACGAAGTGTCTTTCGtttctataaaatttaattatgttatattttatgatttttgttttgaaattaaaaaaaaacttacttctaTAGTTCCTCTCCATTTGTCCGCAGCATGTCGAGCTATTTCCATTCGTTTTTGTTTCTTGATTTGATGTTTCTTATAGACAACTTCTATAATTATAAGTCCTATGCCACCAACAATACCAGCTGCCACCAATATGAATACCCCTGCCATATTTTTCAAACCTAAAGTATTGGGAGTTTTCTCAAATTGTTCACATTGTTGTACATTGCCATGAAAGATCCAATCTTTGTCCAGAGATTCCATAAAACCGCCTtaagttaaaatattaattaaagctTCATTCATAATCTATTTCGACTTAAACTTACTTTCATGAAATTCTAGAATTGCTAATGTCACAGCATCGGTCCAGGGTGAGCCTTTTTGCAAGCCAATCCCATAACCACTTCTACCAAAAAGCTCCCCAGCTGTAACAAGTTCACAATCCTTGGCAGCTTCGTACTCCAGTCGTGATGAGTCCCAAATGAATGCCATTAGtttacttttgaagaaaaataaagtttattaaCAAATTGTTGTTTAAACTTAAAAGATTAAAGGTTACCCCTTTTTAACGTCTTGTATAGCCTGTTCAGCGGTTCCATAGTTATTTGCTTCCATTGTCCGATACATATTTGAAAGCTCAACTTGTCGTCTGAAATACATATCGACCGCTGAACCCTTAACAGTGGCACAAGTAAGGTTTTCCATTGTGTTCCTTAGTCGAGCATCATTGATACCACTAAGTTTAGTCTTGGGACGTTCTAACACGAGGAAAGCAGCTAAGTTGGCAGTGTATGATGCTACAATGATCATAGCGAACCCTGCCCAAACCATTCCCAAAACACGAGCTGAAAAACTACGTGGTGTTCCCTCTCCGATACCACTGTTCAATAGAACTCCCCATGCAAACCAAATGGCGGAACTTAAATTGAGAGCGTCTTCTTCTGTATTGTCGTTGCTTGTGAGTTTAAAACGTCCAAATGGTGAGAATCTGTTAAACAAAAAGGATTTCAACATTTTCAAATCCGATGCAttaaatgtgtgtgtgttttttttttacctatctAAAAGATACAACACTAATGCCACAACATGCACCGATACCATAACCAAAATCCAGAGAGTATTGCTAAAAGGTTGCAAGAAGGACACGAGTGTACTGGACCTTGATGGTTTCTTTTCTAATATAGTAATTCCCTGGTATTTGAAtggttttgaaaattcaataaattcagcTCTTTCGGGATTGATTGTGAGTGGGGCTACAATCATATCGGCACGTTCGTTCACCACTTCGCCAATAAGTCCAGTCCATTCTTTCTTCATGGCCATATTTCCGGTACCggttgtttgattttttaaaatatagtgACCGAATTGACCGTCTGGTGATAGAGCGAGATCATAGGTAAAGTTTATTCGACGGGATAATGCTATTAAAAGATCTATGCAGTAACCACGGCAGCAGTAGTCATCTTCTGTAaggattcaattttaaattctagATGAGACTTTGTATAGAAGGATATGATGTATGAACATCACTTATTGAAGTGGACACACATTCCtaatcaaaagttataacaacccccttatcttttctattttgaaaCTCAAATACATTTTCCCTTAAATTCTATCTCCTGTGTCTTGTGATAAACTCGCACCAAAGGGAGCCTTTTGTAAAATGTAGGGGGCAGAATCTTTGAAATAAATCATATATGTAAATAGGTCAAGTGTAAATTATTGGCAACAAAGGCAATGTTAATGCTGATTAAACAGTCTGTGCcctaaatttgtttgtttgtcggAGGAGTCACACTCCATTTAAACgccaattaaatttcaaaaattgtttaaggGATAAGAAATAATAATCAATAATTGGGCTAAACCAAAATTGTCTTAAGGACTTCattgatgcatttttagaaaaaaaagcctTCAGTGcagttttttacttgctctatctatagggcaagtattggtttcgtgtcaaaaaaaaatcgagatttTACTATGTATTATTTTTAGTACCTATTATTCAAAACCAACATGGTGCAATTTAACAATGCGTTCGTTTTATCGGATAGCAAATTGTGGCCATTTATTTCGCTCTTTAGAGATGTTAATGTAAATCTAAAAAGCTTTCGTTATATCGAAATTCACTCTATCAGCTCTATCGGGTATTCGTTATACTGGTTCCACTGTAttattttaactattattcaAAACTAACATGGtgcaaaagttcaaaaaagtggttttggtCATAAAGTAAGTCGGTTTTTCTGGTCAGTTCGTCTGTGCGCTTATCTGTAAATGAAAGTCTAAActgattttgttgaaatttggtacacatgatttttttgtaattttaacagGTTGTTATTGTAGTTTCCTCTTAAACTACcgttacgattttgattaaattaaattacacgTAACAGTGTATAATTATAACAAAACTCcgtttttagttttcaaaaaaaaaaaaaatgcggattttttgtttatgtaataATATAAAACGACACAGAGGTACGTAATATTATGAGTTATGTTATGATATGAGTTATAACCctaatttcaattttcattttgaatggtTTACTAATATCTAATGTATAAGGGCGTACGTTAAGGGTTTTCCGAAAATCAAGCTGCTAAGTAGAAAAACtaattctaaataataaaaaaaaaatccctttttttcagatttttattttgacgcgaGATGGTGCCCCACCATgggtaaatttttaaataggtgAATGTTGACTTATGAGTTAATTTTTTAGATATACATAGCTTAATAGGAAAAATGTTTGATGAGGTTATTGTCTGCATTTAATACCGttttaaaaaaggtataaaccattttttttaggtAGGACCAGAGGTTCAGTCAGGacatggatgttttttttttgggttttattgttaaataattataaattttaaataaaacaaattttaaaaaacctaaCTCCAAAAGTTGTCGTATAGAACAAGCTGAAATTGAAACATctcactgagaaaaaaaaaacaacttaaaatgaGCGAAAACCATAAATTGATTTACCCgttttttttcggaatgatttttgCGTCGGAGGCGATCACTTTAACATCAAAGCTGAACGACGTCAATTTTAAAGggttttcatgaaaaaagtataggcagttgaataaatttttttcagctttGAAAAAAGGGCACATTTACGAAAAAATGTAAGTGACTGGGGATCGATATTACCTTCTTTGGACAGACTGCAATTTAAGCTGAGATTGCTAAAACGTTGATCCTTGatcatattacattttacgttaaaatcaaaaatctcaGCAAAAGAAAATTGCGTGTTTACTTATGAAAGCatcctttaaaaatatttcacattCCAGCCATAAATCatgagtaaaaaaatattgcttagaggatttcagaattaatttaaaaatcattgCTCTATAAATACACGAAAGAGGTCATGTTTCTTAtgttaaattatttatacacATTCATACCTATTCCTCCACCTATAACCAGACGCATTAGGTTAGGATTCTTCCCAACATCCCAACACATAATAAATTTACTTATTTCTCTTCCATCGTAATATTATACAAGCAACAACAAGCTCTTTATACAAATGCTTTTATATCCATTCTGGAGccttcaaaacaaatttaacctACATAATTCATCAATGCAAAGTGCCACCCCATTATTGCATCCATTGGAATATTTTATACAACTTAGGTGTAGTCTTACCAGTGCCATCGGTCGTGTTATAATACGGGCAAGGAATCTCGTCTTCATCACACATCAACTCCTCGTCGTTCAAATGTCTTACGTACACAAAAGGTTTCTCCTCTATCGTCAGGACTTTCAAGTGTGTTGGAATTATAATCCCTTCTGGCTTTTTCCTCTGCTTACCGGGCCATAGAATCTGGCTATCGTTAATTTTTAAACGCATCTTTGCTTTATCCTggtaaagatttattttttttttattaaaaagaaaacattttatagTGAAGGACGGTTAAGAACATACAGCATCGTAGTAAAATGATccaacaacatttttttcctgACGTTCACCGATGTTTATCACATCATAGGCTGCATAGATTCTATCACCATTATCGTCGAAAGCTACTTGTCCAGTATCGCCCGATATGTTGCGTGTTTTCAAGTACTGG includes the following:
- the LOC129917124 gene encoding glutamate [NMDA] receptor subunit 1 isoform X2 translates to MIPTSSRHTNNHTVIIIHSSDTDGRAVLGRFQTSSQTNYDDIDVRATVELIVEFEPKLEAFTEHLTDMKSAQSRVYLMYASTEDAHVIFRDAALFNMTEAGHVWIVTEQALKANNTPDGVLGLQLEHSNSEKQHIRDSVYVLASAIKEMMANETITEAPKDCGDSGVNWESGKRLFQYLKTRNISGDTGQVAFDDNGDRIYAAYDVINIGERQEKNVVGSFYYDADKAKMRLKINDSQILWPGKQRKKPEGIIIPTHLKVLTIEEKPFVYVRHLNDEELMCDEDEIPCPYYNTTDGTEDDYCCRGYCIDLLIALSRRINFTYDLALSPDGQFGHYILKNQTTGTGNMAMKKEWTGLIGEVVNERADMIVAPLTINPERAEFIEFSKPFKYQGITILEKKPSRSSTLVSFLQPFSNTLWILVMVSVHVVALVLYLLDRFSPFGRFKLTSNDNTEEDALNLSSAIWFAWGVLLNSGIGEGTPRSFSARVLGMVWAGFAMIIVASYTANLAAFLVLERPKTKLSGINDARLRNTMENLTCATVKGSAVDMYFRRQVELSNMYRTMEANNYGTAEQAIQDVKKGKLMAFIWDSSRLEYEAAKDCELVTAGELFGRSGYGIGLQKGSPWTDAVTLAILEFHESGFMESLDKDWIFHGNVQQCEQFEKTPNTLGLKNMAGVFILVAAGIVGGIGLIIIEVVYKKHQIKKQKRMEIARHAADKWRGTIEKRKTLRASLAMQRQYNVGLNANPGTISLAVDKTRYPRLGARGPERAWPGDSELVRNRRLYEDSSKNAFGWKQSISNLLPPPRYSPAYTTNVSHLVV
- the LOC129917124 gene encoding glutamate [NMDA] receptor subunit 1 isoform X1 encodes the protein MVTWYSNQLTQCILLVLTILSGFHVVTMQKQMSNSDNPSEYNIGGVLSHNASEEHFKTTIDHLNFDQNYVPRKVTYYHKTIRMDKNPIRTVFNVCDKLIEKRVYAVVVSHEQTSGDLSPAAVSYTSGFYQIPVIGVSSRDAAFSDKNIHVSFLRTVPPYYHQADVWLEMLSHFGYTKVIIIHSSDTDGRAVLGRFQTSSQTNYDDIDVRATVELIVEFEPKLEAFTEHLTDMKSAQSRVYLMYASTEDAHVIFRDAALFNMTEAGHVWIVTEQALKANNTPDGVLGLQLEHSNSEKQHIRDSVYVLASAIKEMMANETITEAPKDCGDSGVNWESGKRLFQYLKTRNISGDTGQVAFDDNGDRIYAAYDVINIGERQEKNVVGSFYYDADKAKMRLKINDSQILWPGKQRKKPEGIIIPTHLKVLTIEEKPFVYVRHLNDEELMCDEDEIPCPYYNTTDGTEDDYCCRGYCIDLLIALSRRINFTYDLALSPDGQFGHYILKNQTTGTGNMAMKKEWTGLIGEVVNERADMIVAPLTINPERAEFIEFSKPFKYQGITILEKKPSRSSTLVSFLQPFSNTLWILVMVSVHVVALVLYLLDRFSPFGRFKLTSNDNTEEDALNLSSAIWFAWGVLLNSGIGEGTPRSFSARVLGMVWAGFAMIIVASYTANLAAFLVLERPKTKLSGINDARLRNTMENLTCATVKGSAVDMYFRRQVELSNMYRTMEANNYGTAEQAIQDVKKGKLMAFIWDSSRLEYEAAKDCELVTAGELFGRSGYGIGLQKGSPWTDAVTLAILEFHESGFMESLDKDWIFHGNVQQCEQFEKTPNTLGLKNMAGVFILVAAGIVGGIGLIIIEVVYKKHQIKKQKRMEIARHAADKWRGTIEKRKTLRASLAMQRQYNVGLNANPGTISLAVDKTRYPRLGARGPERAWPGDSELVRNRRLYEDSSKNAFGWKQSISNLLPPPRYSPAYTTNVSHLVV